The following are encoded together in the Chloroflexota bacterium genome:
- a CDS encoding aryldialkylphosphatase encodes MADASRVGKVQTVLGLICGDELGITLPHEHLLVDLSCAFALPAAASQRGRAFEPVGIENLGWLRYHSFENLDNLRLLDEREAIDEALLFKVAGGKSIVDCTINGVGRDPEGLARIARSTGLNIIMGSGYYTAPSHPPELAAKSEDDVFAEIVRDIEIGVGDSGVKAGIVGEIGCSWPLEDNERKVLRAAARAQRHTGACLSIHPGRNRAAPFEIVDIISAAGADLRRVIMCHIDVRLRTPEERLRLARTGCYLEYDVFGWEGHFPSYWTADDYMDIPNDTQRIYEILALLEAGHLEQILVSHDICRKSTRVRYGGWGFPHILNYVVPMMRQRGFDQEQIDTILLENPKRILGFA; translated from the coding sequence ATGGCCGATGCCTCACGAGTTGGAAAAGTCCAGACCGTCCTGGGCTTGATATGCGGCGACGAGCTGGGCATTACCTTGCCTCACGAACACCTGCTCGTCGATCTGTCCTGCGCCTTTGCGCTGCCCGCCGCGGCGAGCCAGCGGGGGCGGGCCTTCGAGCCGGTCGGCATCGAGAACCTGGGCTGGTTGCGCTACCACTCCTTTGAGAATCTGGACAACCTGCGCCTGCTGGACGAGCGCGAGGCCATAGACGAAGCCCTGCTCTTCAAAGTGGCGGGCGGCAAAAGCATCGTCGACTGCACCATCAACGGCGTCGGACGCGACCCGGAAGGCCTGGCGCGGATCGCCCGCTCCACTGGGCTCAACATCATCATGGGATCGGGATATTACACCGCCCCGAGTCATCCCCCCGAGCTTGCCGCGAAGAGCGAGGACGACGTGTTTGCGGAAATCGTCCGGGACATCGAAATCGGCGTCGGCGACAGCGGCGTCAAGGCCGGCATCGTCGGCGAGATCGGCTGTTCCTGGCCGCTGGAGGACAACGAGCGCAAGGTGCTGCGCGCCGCCGCCCGGGCGCAGCGGCACACCGGCGCATGCCTCAGCATTCATCCGGGCCGCAACCGCGCCGCACCCTTCGAAATAGTGGATATCATCTCCGCCGCCGGCGCCGATCTGCGCCGCGTCATCATGTGCCACATTGACGTCCGCCTGCGCACCCCCGAGGAGCGCCTGCGACTGGCGCGGACCGGGTGCTACCTCGAATACGACGTCTTCGGTTGGGAGGGCCACTTCCCTTCGTACTGGACCGCCGACGATTACATGGATATCCCCAACGACACCCAGCGCATCTACGAGATCCTGGCGCTGCTGGAGGCGGGCCACCTCGAGCAGATCCTGGTCTCACACGACATTTGCCGCAAGTCGACGCGGGTTCGCTACGGTGGCTGGGGCTTTCCCCACATCTTGAACTATGTGGTGCCGATGATGCGGCAACGAGGCTTCGACCAAGAGCAGATCGACACCATCCTGCTCGAGAATCCGAAGCGCATTCTCGGCTTTGCTTGA
- a CDS encoding SDR family NAD(P)-dependent oxidoreductase, whose product MRADTRPGSPAEPIAIVGMACRFPGATDLDAFWQLLVDGGNAVTEGVPGSGVGRVGEIIRDPDVANPACRFGAFVDDIDRFDASFFRISPVEAELLDPQQRMMLETSWQALEDAGIDPARLIGSRSGVYTGISNDEYRMLVVDSSRPTEAAGSLYALSGTNLNGTSGRVSFFLGLMGPAKAVDAACASAMVAVHDAVQDLQFGKADLAIAGGVQAILNGRIYELRADAMMLSPDGQCKTFDASANGYVRGEGCGVVVLKRLSDAEADGDRIWAVIRGSAVNHGGASVGLTVPHTPALEQVMATALAEAGVRPSDVDYVEAHGTGTAVGDPIELDAVAAVYGQGRNADRPLLMGSVKTNLGHLESAAGVAGLIKAALVVKRGVIPKHLHFQDPNPSFDWDSQPVQITSTMAEWPRDRRRPRLAGVNSFGISGTNAHLVVGEYSGANGMPSAEDSPAGAAQDVGASLPNSLAALPLPKDDLVPRRTRLLPLSGKSQDALRDVAKRYLSWIDKSADGADLSDAAWTAGVGRSHFDHRAGAVFHDAKSLRDRLAALSGSDTRAEPRSPTTVAFVYTGQGSQWVGMGRALYETEPVARAVLDRCEAVFREARGASLLDVMFDRDGATGDLGDTAWEQPALYALECALTALWSSVGVRPSVVLGHSVGEIAAAQAAGIFSLEDGMRFAAARGALLSDVKPGAMAAIFAPAARVAAEVETLNAASNSVELSIAADNGAHMVVSGPAAGIEAVLERAESEGIRARRLNTTRAFHSALVEPALDGLEASLDGVAIETPTLAVISNLTGRAVEPGMALDAAYWRRHARQPVAFASGVRAMADLGVDLVLEIGPHAVLGPMTTLAWPEDAADAPMVLASLRRPPRNGASSEPETGFVDAVAAAYEAGLDLSFEGLFAGESRSRVALPSYPFQRERYWLEASKQRRTGAGHPLLGVRHESARGEITFETEVLPSDPAWLRDHKVFDRLVAPGALYGAMAASACLAEGGGSIVVDDMQLHSPLVFSEKESADGSDAAGRMIQVVLDAAEPASPRPVQIFSKGSEQEWTTHVECRAAPDAPLPEAGERIDLEAVKARLSPADVPAYYRARSATGVDLGPLFRTLGTAWSGLGEALAEVVLPEAVGRNQLDVHPLVLDGCFQVVGIARNVTGAPDEATYLPFGWERFWLRGRLPDRVHCHVRMSEVSKEAEGESEEPPEVLSGELRLYDPSGVLIGELSGYTIKRATRAALLAAVEGVEDLLYEIAWRERVLPPGIEAAEFFPSPAEVAAGSQVFPGYLNDAGVDPEGRNALLADLERWSRSRALATLEELGWERAKGEVVGPEDLRQRLDVLPEHQRVFRRMFEMLADSGVVEETEDGFKVVVGPDDPLPDHMPRDVDEFADRMAGMYPDGQIEIGLFRRSGLALADVLRGNEDPLTLLFSSGEPTAADLYLKAPVARAANQMLSEAVQALVAALPDGRRLRVIEVGAGTGSATASVLPELPEGRFDYIYTDISAGFFAEAEGRFGSDGIDYRPLDIERDPIAQGFDAHGYDLLIASNVLHATRYLQETLAHCADLLAPSGHLVALENLRGLGWMDLTFGQLDGWWRFADDYRPHHALAEPSVWRRALGDVGFTGVEVLGVDDSFTFEMLDKGVIVAQGPAQVAESPGLWVVTSDRGGVADELAASLAARNQTVVLAGRDGAETGALAAGGSMIVKADVDPASRESWQSLLEGLPGDVPFNGVVHLAGLDGHGRQATTDEIAGDVTHAGASALAMVQGLGDSDVVPERGVWFVTRGAQVLEREQRGQLAGAVLWGLGKVVTLEAAHLQPRMLDLDPGASVPLADLVNELLYPDPENHIAYRSGSRRVARLVRPGAAGERLELPEDSDWVLAPDRSGIFDSPEIKPLPARSLDPREVRVSVEATGLNFWDVFRSLGFIEEGDLGREMCGHILDVGSEVSTVAVGDRVVGLGFGAFGPEMITREELVAPAPAGMSVSALATIPSAYVSAALSYHYSGLEAGDRVLIHAGAGGVGLAAIQLAQAAGAEVFATASAPKQAYLRSVGVKNLFDSRQTTFGAEILEATGGEGVDVVLNSLTSEGFIEASLSCLAQGGRFVELARRDILSHEEMAAIRPDVSYDILELDVLKKTDPAWVGEVLREVMERLSAGELTPIIHSRWPLAEAGAALSFMRSARHIGKIVLTPPPLMRGQLRPDRSYLVTGGLGGIGCAVAEWLAGHGAGAIVLNGRRDPDPEAQAAIDALRRRGVRVEVELADVTDTAAIDAMLARIDADLPPLGGVIHSVGVLSDAALTNQTWASFERVLRPKIVGAWHLHRATLDRDLDLFILFSSRVGVMGNPGQANHAAANAFLDQLAGHRRALGLAGQSIAWGAWSEIGEAAEQRERIEQRRAALGGRWFTPQQGIQALERLVRQDTTNSVVMSMDWSVFEEAVQDRPPLLEDMLTSTADDEADAAASSDDLLTQLRTAPAADPEQVLVSFLQRELQAVLRLTSTPSPTVGFFDLGMDSLMAVELRNRLNRAFADEYVASNTLVFDYPDVASLARHLVGELGQVGGAAPSPEPEAPALAPPSQREDDGIAIVGMACRFPGADDPLAFWRQLEAGVDPVTEARDADGSWTGLFGDPAAEDPVFRRGAFIEGIEQFDSRFFRISPIEARGMDPRQRLLLETTWHALEDAGIDPEGLRGSSTGVYVGLGGNEYRDVIAASGQPDSFVGTAGSMAVGRLAFVFGLEGPAIPLDAVCASSLVAVHQAVAGLQRGEVDMALVGGVSIPLSRGITRFLNDLGMLSTSGRSRTFDADADGFVRSDGCGMVVLKRLPDAEAAGDRIWGVIRGAAVNQNGASAGLTVPNGPAQERLLQDALSRAGVEPADVDYLETHGAGSALGDPIEVHAAAAVYGRGRDPDRPLVLGSVKANIGHTEWAAGIASLIKTVLALQQGVIPRQLHFNSPSTQIEWDRLPVRVAASDTPWPQTPDRPPLASVSAFGMSGANANVVLAGYDSMQGSSVTSDEVRVPAGAARSIPASLPEALADVPLSAEEIGERPTRLLPLSARSDQALRDLAERYVAWLGEQGGPAASNGAVASSDLADMAWTASVGRSHLDYRAGVVFHDADSLGDRLRAIAQSPFERQPETARRVAFAYTGQGSHWTGMGQTLYETEPVVRAVLDRCEAVVSDERGASLLDAMFGRSDSAGDLNDATWAHPAIYALECALTALWESLGVRPGVVVGHGIGEMAAAQAAGVFSLDDGLRFAVARGALMSALPGPGLALEGSLEAALEDVAVAGPSSPLISSVTGGVLESDNALDAAYWHRQARVPVAFGRCVETLATLGVDVVVEIGPHAVLGPQVHPAWPDADTAPAPVVISSLRQPGIDGSASESDGRFVEAVAAAYDVGLAIDFPGLFAGETRRRVPLPSYPFQRRHHWA is encoded by the coding sequence ATGCGAGCAGACACGCGCCCCGGTTCTCCCGCGGAACCTATCGCGATCGTGGGCATGGCGTGCCGGTTTCCGGGCGCGACCGATCTGGATGCCTTCTGGCAGCTACTGGTCGATGGCGGAAACGCGGTAACCGAAGGGGTGCCCGGTTCCGGCGTCGGACGCGTGGGCGAGATCATCCGCGATCCCGACGTTGCGAACCCTGCCTGCCGCTTCGGCGCCTTTGTCGACGATATCGACCGGTTCGACGCCTCGTTTTTCCGCATTTCGCCGGTCGAGGCGGAGCTGCTGGACCCGCAGCAGCGCATGATGCTGGAGACGAGCTGGCAGGCCCTCGAGGACGCGGGGATCGACCCGGCGCGGCTGATCGGCAGCCGCTCCGGCGTCTACACCGGCATCAGCAACGACGAGTACCGCATGCTGGTGGTGGACTCCAGCAGACCCACCGAGGCAGCCGGAAGTCTCTACGCCCTTAGCGGCACCAACCTCAACGGCACCAGCGGACGGGTCTCCTTTTTCCTGGGGCTGATGGGGCCGGCCAAGGCGGTCGACGCCGCGTGCGCGTCGGCCATGGTGGCGGTGCACGACGCCGTGCAGGACCTGCAGTTCGGCAAGGCGGACCTGGCCATCGCCGGTGGCGTGCAGGCCATCCTGAACGGTCGCATCTACGAGCTGCGCGCCGACGCGATGATGTTGTCGCCCGATGGCCAGTGCAAGACCTTCGACGCCTCGGCAAACGGCTACGTGCGGGGTGAAGGCTGCGGGGTCGTCGTACTCAAGCGCCTGAGCGACGCTGAGGCCGACGGGGATCGCATCTGGGCGGTGATCAGAGGTTCGGCGGTCAATCACGGCGGTGCCAGCGTCGGGCTGACCGTCCCGCACACGCCTGCGCTGGAACAGGTGATGGCGACGGCGCTGGCCGAGGCGGGCGTCCGGCCGTCGGACGTCGACTACGTGGAGGCGCACGGCACCGGCACCGCCGTGGGCGATCCGATCGAGCTCGATGCCGTGGCCGCTGTCTACGGCCAAGGACGGAACGCCGACCGACCGCTGCTGATGGGTTCGGTGAAGACCAACCTGGGGCACCTGGAGTCCGCTGCCGGAGTCGCCGGACTCATCAAGGCCGCCCTGGTCGTGAAGCGAGGCGTAATCCCGAAGCATCTGCATTTCCAGGACCCGAACCCGAGCTTCGACTGGGATAGCCAGCCGGTGCAGATCACGTCAACCATGGCGGAGTGGCCACGTGACCGCCGGCGGCCGCGGCTGGCCGGGGTGAACTCGTTCGGGATATCCGGCACCAACGCCCACCTTGTGGTTGGCGAATACTCCGGCGCGAATGGCATGCCCAGCGCGGAGGACTCACCGGCGGGCGCTGCGCAGGATGTCGGGGCTTCGTTGCCGAATTCTCTGGCGGCGCTGCCGCTTCCGAAGGACGATCTCGTTCCGCGCCGAACTCGACTCTTGCCCCTGTCGGGCAAGTCGCAGGATGCGCTCCGGGACGTCGCCAAGCGATATCTGTCGTGGATTGACAAGAGCGCCGACGGCGCGGACTTGTCGGATGCGGCATGGACGGCGGGCGTCGGGCGGAGCCATTTCGATCACCGGGCAGGCGCCGTGTTCCACGACGCCAAATCGTTGCGCGACCGGCTCGCCGCGTTGTCCGGCTCAGACACGAGGGCGGAGCCGCGTTCGCCGACCACCGTGGCGTTTGTCTACACCGGACAGGGCAGCCAGTGGGTCGGCATGGGACGGGCTCTCTACGAGACCGAGCCGGTGGCGCGCGCGGTGCTCGACCGCTGCGAGGCGGTGTTCCGCGAGGCGCGGGGCGCCTCGTTGCTGGACGTGATGTTTGATCGCGACGGAGCAACCGGTGACCTGGGCGACACGGCCTGGGAGCAGCCGGCCCTCTACGCGCTGGAGTGCGCCCTGACGGCGCTGTGGTCAAGCGTGGGCGTGCGGCCCAGCGTGGTGCTGGGGCACAGCGTTGGGGAGATCGCGGCGGCGCAGGCGGCCGGCATCTTCAGCCTCGAAGACGGCATGCGCTTCGCCGCGGCTCGGGGCGCGCTCTTGTCCGACGTCAAGCCTGGCGCCATGGCCGCCATCTTCGCGCCGGCGGCGCGGGTGGCGGCGGAAGTCGAAACGCTGAATGCGGCTTCCAACAGCGTCGAGCTGAGCATCGCGGCGGACAACGGCGCCCACATGGTGGTCAGCGGTCCGGCCGCGGGCATTGAAGCCGTCCTGGAGCGCGCGGAGTCCGAGGGCATCCGAGCGCGACGGCTGAACACGACCCGCGCCTTCCACAGCGCCCTGGTCGAGCCGGCCCTGGATGGGCTGGAAGCGTCCCTCGACGGCGTGGCGATCGAGACTCCCACGCTCGCAGTCATCAGCAATCTCACCGGCCGGGCGGTGGAGCCAGGCATGGCGCTGGACGCGGCCTACTGGCGGCGTCACGCCCGTCAGCCGGTGGCGTTCGCCAGCGGCGTGCGGGCGATGGCGGATCTCGGGGTTGATCTGGTGCTGGAGATCGGCCCGCACGCGGTGCTGGGACCCATGACCACGCTGGCCTGGCCAGAAGACGCCGCCGACGCGCCGATGGTGCTTGCCAGCCTCAGGCGTCCACCGAGGAACGGCGCCTCTTCGGAGCCCGAGACCGGCTTCGTCGACGCCGTCGCGGCAGCCTACGAAGCCGGACTGGATCTCTCCTTCGAGGGACTCTTCGCCGGTGAGTCCCGGAGTCGGGTTGCGCTGCCGAGCTATCCGTTCCAGCGCGAGCGTTACTGGCTGGAGGCGTCGAAGCAGCGGCGGACCGGCGCCGGTCACCCATTGCTCGGCGTCCGCCACGAATCCGCTCGTGGCGAGATCACCTTTGAGACGGAAGTTCTCCCGTCCGACCCGGCCTGGCTGCGGGATCACAAGGTCTTCGACCGGCTCGTGGCGCCGGGCGCGCTCTACGGCGCGATGGCGGCCTCCGCGTGTCTGGCCGAGGGCGGCGGCTCGATCGTCGTCGACGACATGCAGCTGCACAGCCCGTTGGTCTTCTCGGAGAAGGAATCCGCCGACGGCTCGGATGCCGCGGGCCGAATGATCCAGGTCGTGCTCGACGCCGCCGAGCCGGCGTCCCCGCGCCCGGTGCAAATCTTCAGCAAGGGGTCCGAGCAGGAGTGGACCACGCACGTGGAATGCCGCGCGGCGCCGGACGCGCCGCTGCCGGAAGCCGGTGAGCGGATCGATCTGGAAGCGGTCAAGGCCCGCCTGTCACCGGCCGACGTGCCGGCCTACTACCGCGCCAGGAGCGCGACCGGCGTCGACCTTGGCCCGTTGTTCCGCACGCTGGGAACGGCGTGGTCCGGTCTCGGGGAGGCCCTGGCCGAGGTGGTATTGCCCGAAGCCGTGGGTCGAAACCAACTCGACGTGCATCCGCTGGTCTTGGATGGCTGCTTCCAGGTCGTGGGGATCGCACGCAACGTGACCGGCGCGCCGGACGAGGCCACCTATCTGCCCTTCGGCTGGGAGCGATTCTGGCTCAGAGGACGGCTGCCGGATCGCGTGCACTGCCACGTCCGCATGAGCGAGGTTTCGAAGGAGGCGGAAGGGGAATCGGAAGAGCCGCCGGAGGTCCTGAGCGGCGAGCTGCGCCTCTACGACCCCAGCGGCGTTCTCATCGGCGAATTGAGCGGGTACACGATCAAGCGAGCCACACGGGCGGCACTGCTCGCGGCGGTCGAAGGGGTCGAGGACCTGCTGTACGAGATCGCCTGGCGCGAGCGCGTGCTTCCGCCCGGCATCGAGGCCGCCGAATTCTTCCCCAGCCCGGCTGAGGTAGCGGCTGGTTCGCAGGTGTTCCCCGGCTATCTGAATGACGCCGGCGTCGATCCCGAAGGCCGGAACGCGCTGCTGGCCGATCTGGAGCGATGGTCGCGGTCCCGCGCGCTCGCGACCTTGGAAGAGCTGGGGTGGGAGCGAGCGAAGGGCGAAGTCGTCGGCCCCGAAGACCTGCGGCAACGGCTCGACGTGCTGCCGGAGCACCAGCGCGTCTTCCGCCGCATGTTCGAGATGCTCGCCGATTCCGGGGTAGTTGAGGAGACCGAGGACGGGTTCAAAGTGGTCGTGGGGCCGGACGACCCGTTGCCGGACCACATGCCGCGGGACGTCGACGAGTTCGCCGATCGAATGGCGGGGATGTATCCCGACGGCCAGATCGAAATCGGGCTCTTCCGGCGGTCGGGCCTCGCCCTGGCCGACGTGCTGCGCGGCAACGAGGACCCGCTGACGCTGCTGTTCAGCAGCGGCGAACCGACCGCCGCCGATCTGTACCTGAAGGCGCCGGTGGCGCGCGCCGCGAACCAAATGCTGTCTGAGGCCGTCCAGGCGCTGGTCGCCGCATTGCCCGACGGGCGACGCCTGCGGGTGATCGAGGTCGGAGCCGGGACGGGATCGGCCACGGCGTCCGTGCTGCCGGAGCTTCCGGAAGGGCGCTTCGACTACATCTACACGGACATCTCGGCGGGCTTTTTTGCCGAGGCCGAGGGGCGGTTCGGCAGCGACGGCATCGACTACCGCCCGCTGGATATCGAGCGGGACCCCATCGCGCAGGGCTTCGACGCCCACGGCTACGACTTGCTCATCGCCTCCAACGTGCTCCACGCCACTCGCTATCTCCAAGAGACGCTGGCGCACTGCGCCGACCTGCTCGCGCCGTCGGGTCACCTGGTGGCGCTCGAGAACCTGCGCGGCCTGGGCTGGATGGACCTCACCTTCGGCCAGCTAGACGGCTGGTGGCGGTTCGCCGACGACTACCGTCCGCACCACGCCCTGGCCGAGCCGTCGGTATGGCGGCGGGCTCTTGGCGACGTGGGATTCACGGGAGTGGAGGTCTTGGGCGTCGATGACTCCTTCACGTTCGAAATGCTGGACAAGGGCGTGATCGTGGCCCAGGGTCCCGCGCAGGTGGCTGAATCCCCAGGGCTGTGGGTGGTGACGTCGGACCGCGGCGGCGTCGCGGACGAGCTCGCCGCGTCGTTGGCGGCGCGCAACCAGACGGTCGTCCTCGCAGGCCGAGACGGGGCAGAAACCGGCGCCTTGGCAGCCGGCGGCTCCATGATCGTCAAGGCCGACGTGGACCCCGCGAGTCGCGAGTCCTGGCAATCGCTGCTCGAAGGCTTGCCTGGAGACGTGCCGTTCAACGGCGTCGTGCATCTTGCAGGGCTCGACGGCCATGGCCGGCAGGCAACGACCGACGAGATTGCCGGGGACGTGACCCACGCGGGGGCAAGCGCGCTGGCGATGGTGCAAGGGCTGGGCGACTCCGACGTCGTGCCGGAACGCGGCGTGTGGTTCGTCACGCGTGGGGCGCAGGTGCTCGAGCGTGAGCAGCGCGGACAGCTTGCCGGCGCGGTTCTCTGGGGCCTGGGCAAAGTCGTGACGCTGGAAGCGGCCCACTTGCAGCCGCGAATGCTCGATCTGGACCCCGGCGCCTCCGTGCCGCTGGCCGATCTCGTCAATGAGCTGCTGTATCCCGACCCGGAGAACCACATCGCCTACCGCTCGGGGAGTCGCCGCGTGGCGCGGCTGGTGCGGCCCGGCGCCGCCGGCGAGCGGCTGGAGTTGCCCGAGGATTCCGATTGGGTGCTGGCTCCGGACCGGAGCGGCATATTCGACAGCCCCGAGATCAAGCCGCTCCCCGCGCGTTCCCTAGACCCGCGAGAAGTTCGCGTGTCGGTCGAGGCCACCGGGCTCAACTTCTGGGACGTGTTCCGTTCGCTCGGCTTCATCGAGGAGGGCGATCTGGGCCGGGAGATGTGCGGGCACATCCTCGACGTAGGTTCCGAGGTGTCGACCGTCGCCGTCGGCGACCGCGTGGTCGGGTTGGGCTTCGGCGCGTTCGGGCCGGAAATGATCACGCGCGAGGAATTGGTGGCGCCGGCGCCGGCGGGCATGTCCGTGTCGGCCCTGGCAACCATCCCGAGCGCGTACGTTTCGGCCGCGCTGTCCTACCACTACTCGGGCCTGGAAGCTGGCGACCGCGTGCTGATTCACGCCGGCGCGGGCGGCGTCGGGCTGGCAGCCATCCAGCTGGCCCAAGCGGCAGGCGCGGAAGTCTTCGCCACCGCCAGCGCTCCGAAGCAGGCATACCTCCGGTCGGTCGGCGTCAAGAATCTCTTCGATAGCCGCCAGACCACGTTCGGCGCAGAAATCCTCGAAGCCACCGGCGGCGAGGGCGTTGACGTGGTGCTCAACAGCCTCACGAGCGAAGGATTCATCGAGGCGAGCCTGTCCTGCCTCGCGCAGGGTGGACGGTTCGTCGAGCTGGCCCGGCGGGACATCCTGAGCCATGAGGAGATGGCCGCAATTCGCCCGGACGTTTCCTACGACATCCTGGAGCTGGACGTACTCAAGAAAACCGACCCCGCGTGGGTTGGCGAGGTGCTCCGAGAGGTGATGGAGCGGCTGTCGGCGGGAGAGCTGACGCCGATCATCCACAGCCGGTGGCCGCTGGCCGAGGCGGGAGCCGCCTTGAGTTTCATGCGATCGGCCCGGCACATCGGCAAAATCGTCCTCACGCCGCCGCCGCTGATGCGGGGGCAACTGCGGCCGGACCGCTCCTACCTGGTGACCGGCGGCCTGGGCGGCATCGGCTGCGCCGTGGCCGAATGGCTGGCGGGGCACGGCGCGGGCGCCATCGTGCTGAATGGCCGGAGAGACCCCGACCCCGAGGCGCAGGCGGCCATTGATGCGCTGCGCCGGCGTGGAGTCAGGGTCGAGGTCGAGCTGGCGGACGTGACCGACACCGCAGCAATCGACGCCATGCTGGCGCGCATCGATGCGGACTTGCCGCCGCTCGGAGGCGTCATCCACAGCGTCGGCGTGCTGTCGGACGCCGCGCTGACCAATCAGACCTGGGCGAGCTTCGAGCGAGTCCTGCGGCCCAAGATCGTGGGCGCCTGGCACTTGCATCGCGCGACCTTGGACCGCGATCTGGACCTCTTCATCCTCTTCTCCAGCCGGGTCGGCGTGATGGGGAATCCGGGCCAGGCCAACCATGCCGCGGCCAACGCCTTCCTGGATCAGCTGGCGGGACACCGTCGCGCGCTTGGTCTCGCGGGACAGTCCATTGCCTGGGGCGCGTGGTCGGAGATCGGCGAAGCCGCCGAGCAACGGGAACGGATCGAGCAACGGCGGGCCGCTCTCGGCGGGCGCTGGTTTACCCCGCAGCAAGGCATCCAGGCCCTCGAGCGGCTGGTGCGGCAGGACACCACGAACTCCGTCGTGATGTCGATGGACTGGTCGGTCTTCGAAGAGGCCGTGCAAGACCGCCCGCCGCTGCTGGAAGACATGCTCACCTCGACGGCCGATGACGAGGCCGACGCCGCGGCCTCGTCGGACGACCTGTTGACCCAACTGCGAACCGCGCCGGCGGCCGATCCCGAGCAGGTGCTGGTGTCCTTCCTGCAGCGGGAGTTGCAGGCGGTGCTGCGGTTGACCAGCACGCCGTCGCCGACGGTTGGCTTCTTCGACTTGGGCATGGACTCGCTGATGGCCGTGGAGCTGCGAAACCGGCTGAACCGGGCGTTTGCGGACGAATACGTGGCCTCGAATACGCTGGTGTTCGACTATCCGGACGTTGCCAGCCTCGCGCGTCATCTGGTCGGCGAGCTCGGCCAGGTCGGCGGCGCCGCGCCGTCGCCGGAGCCGGAGGCCCCGGCGCTCGCCCCCCCGTCGCAGCGAGAGGATGACGGCATCGCCATCGTCGGCATGGCCTGCCGCTTCCCCGGCGCGGACGACCCGCTCGCCTTCTGGCGGCAGCTGGAGGCGGGTGTTGACCCCGTGACCGAGGCGCGCGACGCGGACGGTTCCTGGACCGGGTTGTTTGGCGACCCGGCGGCTGAAGACCCCGTGTTTCGCCGCGGCGCGTTCATCGAGGGCATTGAGCAATTCGACTCCCGCTTCTTCCGCATCTCGCCGATCGAGGCGCGCGGCATGGATCCGCGCCAGCGGCTGCTGCTGGAGACGACGTGGCACGCGCTCGAGGATGCGGGCATCGATCCGGAGGGACTGCGTGGCAGCAGCACGGGGGTCTACGTTGGGCTGGGCGGCAACGAATATCGCGACGTCATCGCGGCCAGTGGCCAGCCCGACAGCTTTGTCGGCACCGCCGGGAGCATGGCCGTCGGACGCCTCGCCTTCGTGTTCGGGCTGGAAGGCCCGGCGATTCCGCTCGACGCCGTCTGCGCCTCGTCGCTGGTGGCGGTGCATCAGGCAGTAGCCGGGCTCCAACGCGGCGAGGTGGATATGGCGCTGGTCGGCGGCGTGAGCATTCCCCTGTCCCGCGGGATCACAAGATTCCTGAACGATCTCGGCATGTTGTCCACCAGCGGACGCTCCCGCACCTTCGATGCCGACGCGGACGGCTTCGTGCGCAGCGACGGTTGCGGCATGGTGGTGCTCAAGCGCCTGCCGGACGCCGAAGCGGCCGGCGACCGGATTTGGGGCGTCATTCGCGGCGCGGCGGTCAACCAGAACGGGGCAAGCGCGGGTCTCACCGTGCCGAACGGTCCGGCCCAGGAGCGGCTGCTTCAGGACGCCCTCTCGCGGGCCGGCGTCGAGCCCGCGGACGTGGACTATCTGGAAACGCACGGCGCCGGCTCGGCATTGGGCGACCCGATCGAGGTGCACGCCGCGGCGGCGGTCTATGGCCGCGGCCGCGATCCGGACCGCCCCCTGGTGCTCGGCTCCGTCAAGGCCAACATCGGTCATACCGAATGGGCGGCGGGGATCGCCAGTTTGATCAAGACCGTGCTGGCCCTGCAGCAGGGCGTGATTCCCCGGCAGCTGCACTTCAATTCCCCCAGCACCCAGATCGAGTGGGACCGGCTGCCCGTCCGCGTGGCGGCGAGCGACACCCCCTGGCCGCAGACTCCCGACCGGCCGCCCCTGGCATCTGTCAGCGCGTTTGGCATGTCGGGCGCCAACGCCAACGTGGTCCTGGCGGGCTACGACTCAATGCAAGGCTCGTCGGTTACGTCCGACGAGGTCCGCGTTCCGGCCGGCGCCGCGCGCTCGATACCCGCGTCTTTGCCCGAGGCGCTGGCCGACGTGCCGCTGTCGGCTGAGGAGATAGGCGAACGCCCGACGCGGTTGCTGCCGCTATCGGCACGGTCCGACCAGGCGCTGCGAGACCTGGCGGAACGTTACGTGGCATGGCTGGGAGAGCAAGGCGGACCTGCCGCGAGCAACGGCGCCGTCGCAAGCTCCGACCTCGCGGACATGGCGTGGACGGCGAGTGTGGGACGCAGTCACTTGGACTACCGCGCGGGCGTGGTGTTCCACGACGCCGATTCGCTGGGCGACCGGTTGCGGGCCATCGCCCAATCGCCGTTCGAGCGGCAGCCGGAGACGGCGCGGCGGGTGGCCTTTGCCTACACCGGCCAGGGCAGCCATTGGACCGGGATGGGCCAGACCCTCTACGAGACCGAGCCGGTGGTACGGGCCGTACTGGATCGCTGCGAGGCGGTCGTCAGCGACGAGCGCGGCGCGTCGCTGCTCGACGCGATGTTCGGGCGGAGCGATTCCGCGGGTGATTTGAACGACGCCACATGGGCGCATCCGGCGATCTATGCCCTGGAGTGCGCGCTCACCGCCCTGTGGGAGAGCCTGGGCGTTCGGCCCGGCGTGGTGGTGGGGCACGGGATTGGAGAGATGGCGGCGGCCCAGGCGGCGGGGGTCTTCAGCCTGGACGACGGCCTGCGTTTTGCCGTGGCGCGCGGCGCGCTCATGTCGGCGCTGCCGGGACCCGGATTGGCCCTCGAAGGCAGCCTGGAGGCCGCGCTTGAGGATGTTGCGGTCGCCGGTCCCTCGTCACCCTTGATCAGCAGCGTGACCGGTGGGGTGCTCGAATCGGACAACGCGCTCGATGCGGCCTACTGGCACCGCCAGGCGCGCGTGCCGGTGGCCTTCGGGCGCTGCGTCGAGACGCTGGCAACCCTGGGCGTGGACGTGGTCGTGGAGATTGGTCCCCATGCGGTGCTGGGGCCGCAGGTCCATCCCGCCTGGCCCGATGCCGACACCGCTCCGGCGCCGGTCGTGATCAGCAGCCTGCGGCAGCCGGGCATCGATGGCTCGGCCTCCGAGTCTGATGGCCGCTTCGTCGAAGCGGTCGCTGCCGCCTACGACGTCGGCCTCGCGATCGACTTTCCCGGGCTCTTCGCGGGCGAGACGCGGCGCCGGGTTCCTCTGCCAAGCTATCCCTTCCAGCGCCGGCATCACTGGGCCTAG